The following are encoded in a window of Xyrauchen texanus isolate HMW12.3.18 chromosome 42, RBS_HiC_50CHRs, whole genome shotgun sequence genomic DNA:
- the LOC127635153 gene encoding isopentenyl-diphosphate Delta-isomerase 1-like, producing the protein MVRLLWAARRHALSCRSAAARLLRLNKPAAVAAQSPHSPVLQNTTLYSQVRRFRSAVRMPEINMDNLDEKQVQLLAEMCILIDDNDRKIGADSKKNCHLNSNIDKGSLHRAFSVFLFNSEEKLLLQQRSNAKITFPGCYTNTCCSHPLHIASELEEQDAIGVRRAAQRRLQAELGIPMDQVPPEEMTYLTRIHYKAQSDGIWGEHEIDYILFMHKDVVLNPDPNEIQSHCYVSKEELKEILDKAKRNELKITPWFSLIAETFLFKWWDNLHNLKQFIDHDRIHHM; encoded by the exons ATGGTGCGTTTGTTATGGGCGGCGCGGAGACACGCGTTGAGCTGCAGATCAGCTGCTGCGCGGCTCCTGAGACTCAATAAACCCGCAGCAGTAGCAGCACAGTCTCCACATTCACCTGTTCTTCAGAACACAACTCTATACAG TCAGGTCAGACGGTTCAGATCAGCTGTAAGGATGCCGGAGATTAACATGGATAATCTGGATGAAAAGCAGGTGCAGTTGCTTGCAGAGATGTGTATTCTCATCGATGACAATGACAGAAAGATTGGAGCTGACAGCAAGAAAAACTGCCATCTCAACTCTAATATTGACAAAG GTTCATTGCATCGAGCGTTCAGTGTTTTCTTGTTTAACAGTGAAGAAAAGCTGCTCTTACAGCAGAGATCTAATGCCAAAATAACTTTTCCAG GCTGTTACACCAACACCTGCTGTAGTCACCCACTGCACATTGCCAGTGAACTGGAGGAACAGGATGCCATTGGGGTCAGACGCGCCGCACAGAGACGACTGCAAGCTGAGCTGGGCATTCCCATGGATCAG GTGCCTCCAGAAGAGATGACCTATCTGACCCGGATCCACTACAAAGCCCAGTCCGACGGCATTTGGGGCGAGCATGAGATCGATTACATCCTCTTCATGCACAAGGATGTGGTTCTGAATCCAGACCCCAATGAGATCCAGAGTCACTGCTATGTCTCCAAAGAGGAACTGAAGGAGATCCTGGATAAGGCCAAGAGGAACGAGCTGAAGATCACACCCTGGTTCAGCCTCATTGCTGAGACCTTCCTCTTCAAGTGGTGGGACAATCTCCATAACCTCAAACAGTTCATCGATCACGACAGGATCCACCACATGTAA